The proteins below are encoded in one region of Maribacter aestuarii:
- a CDS encoding dodecin family protein, protein MSVLKVIEIMGNSTQSFEDAVKNVIKEASKTVNNIKSVYVQDMQVTVNNNEITQYRVTTKVSFGITS, encoded by the coding sequence ATGTCAGTATTAAAAGTAATAGAGATTATGGGTAATTCTACCCAAAGTTTTGAAGATGCCGTTAAGAATGTCATCAAGGAAGCTTCCAAGACGGTGAATAACATCAAATCGGTTTACGTACAAGATATGCAAGTCACCGTAAATAATAATGAAATTACACAATATCGTGTAACCACAAAGGTGAGCTTCGGCATTACTTCTTAA
- a CDS encoding nicotinate-nucleotide adenylyltransferase, translating to MKKIVFGLLALGLTTQVSAQIIKTEELSEVTVVATNYKYLNDVNSQEVASIPVQMLERKVASYDIKNSDFYQDDYDLYNITFFIPEGKILAAYDKDGKLIRTVERFKDINIPLAVKEAVLDRFPEWTISKDIYRVNYSDQKGSKKTYKLTLVNGDKTLKIKTDENGNFI from the coding sequence ATGAAAAAAATAGTATTCGGTTTGTTAGCGCTGGGATTAACCACCCAAGTAAGTGCTCAGATTATCAAGACAGAAGAACTCTCAGAAGTAACCGTTGTTGCTACGAATTACAAATACCTGAATGATGTGAATTCTCAGGAAGTAGCCTCGATACCTGTTCAGATGTTAGAGCGAAAAGTGGCATCTTACGACATTAAAAACTCGGACTTTTATCAAGACGATTATGATCTCTACAATATTACTTTCTTTATACCCGAAGGAAAAATTTTAGCAGCTTATGATAAGGATGGAAAATTAATTCGCACTGTAGAAAGATTCAAGGACATTAATATTCCTTTAGCCGTAAAAGAAGCTGTCTTGGACCGATTTCCAGAGTGGACCATAAGTAAGGACATATACAGGGTAAATTACAGCGATCAGAAGGGTTCCAAAAAGACCTATAAACTTACTTTGGTGAATGGTGATAAAACACTCAAGATAAAAACTGATGAAAACGGCAATTTTATCTAG
- a CDS encoding pyridoxamine 5'-phosphate oxidase family protein, whose product MRRNLKEKECKELLSNNYIGYLGYISGSYPHVVPITYHYDEATHTITSYSSEGHKIDAMRKNPLVSLCVDEISSVANWESVLVHGTFTELTGIDAKHMLRQFSEGVKNIINRAPEKNAQFISEFSAKIEKEKQPLVFRINIEEITGKKRES is encoded by the coding sequence ATGCGAAGAAATTTAAAAGAAAAGGAGTGTAAGGAGTTATTATCCAATAATTATATTGGATATCTAGGATACATATCCGGTTCATACCCTCATGTAGTGCCTATAACCTATCATTATGATGAGGCAACGCACACGATTACTAGTTACTCCTCTGAAGGCCATAAAATAGATGCTATGCGGAAAAATCCTTTGGTTTCTCTATGTGTCGATGAAATCAGCTCCGTGGCCAATTGGGAATCGGTTCTGGTCCACGGAACTTTTACAGAGCTAACGGGTATCGATGCAAAGCATATGTTACGCCAATTCTCGGAAGGTGTGAAAAATATAATTAATCGGGCACCTGAAAAAAATGCTCAATTTATAAGTGAATTCTCCGCCAAAATAGAAAAGGAAAAACAACCCCTGGTATTTCGCATTAATATTGAAGAGATTACAGGAAAGAAAAGAGAGTCATGA